Genomic DNA from Pseudomonas sp. CCC3.1:
TCCCGCCATCTTCGTGGGTGTCGCGCAGCTCACACTCATCGAGCACAAAGAAATTGTCGGCCGCTTTTTGGGTTTTGACCCATTCGGTCATGACCGCACTCGGCGCAATTTTAACGGCCAGCGGGCGAACCGGCAGCGAACCGATCACTTCGCGCAAGGTGGACAGCAGGTCTTCGGCGCGTTTCGGGCTGGAGGCGTTAACCAGAATCAGGCCCTGCTTTGGCGCGATGGCGGCAAAGGTCGCCGAGCGACGAATAAAGGCACGTGGCAAGAAGGCTTGGATGATTTCATCCTTGAGTTGATCACGCTCCTTCTTATAGACCTTGCGCATTTGTTCGGCTTCGATCTCTTCGACCTTCTCCTTTAATGCATCGCGCACCACGCTCCCTGGCAGGATGCGTTCTTCTTTACGGGCGGCAATCAGCAGGAAGTCCTGGCTGGCGTGAACCAGCGGGGCGTCTTCACCTTTACCGAAAGGGGCGACGAAACCGTAGGTGGCTAATTCCTGGCTTGCACACGGGCGGGCCGGCTTGGTGGCCAGTGCCGTTTCCAGCACCTGCGCATCAAAAGGCAGATCTTGGGTCAGGCGATAGATAAGCAGGTTTTTGAACCACATGGGGTGAATCACTCCTTTATACAAAGACGGCATTATTCGCTTGATAGCCTTAATAGGCCAACCCTGCGCTAAGCCTTTGTCGTGCATAAGAAAATTATTTTAAAAAGTGCTTGCCAGACTATAGGTCGCTCCGTAGAATGCGCGCCACACCGAGAGTGAAAGGGTGATTAGCTCAGCTGGGAGAGCATCTGCCTTACAAGCAGAGGGTCGGCGGTTCGATCCCGTCATCACCCACCATTCGCTCACAGTGTTACGCGCAGCGGTAGTTCAGTCGGTTAGAATACCGGCCTGTCACGCCGGGGGTCGCGGGTTCGAGTCCCGTCCGCTGCGCCATATTTTTACCACAAGCCCCTTGAACGCTTGTGGTTAGGGGAAGTCCGCTGAATGCGGGCTTTTTCTTGAAAGGCTTCGGTTCTACAGTTCGCTGTTGAATCAAAGGTGCAGGGCGTTGGAAACGGTAGTTTTTAAACGGTTTTGAAAAAAACTTGAATAAAAACAACCACTTACACAAAAAGTGTGAGAGAATGCGCCCCGCAACGAGAGTGAAGTGAAAGGGTGATTAGCTCAGCTGGGAGAGCATCTGCCTTACAAGCAGAGGGTCGGCGGTTCGATCCCGTCATCACCCACCATTCGCTTTCAGTGTTACGCGCAGCGGTAGTTCAGTCGGTTAGAATACCGGCCTGTCACGCCGGGGGTCGCGGGTTCGAGTCCCGTCCGCTGCGCCATATTTGAGTCATAAGCCCCTTGAACGCTTGTGACACGCAAAAAAGCCTGCCTTGTGCAGGCTTTTTTGTGCGCGTGTGTTTTATATGGCCTGAAGGGGCGGGCTTGTCTCGCGATCTTTTGAGCTTTAAAAGATCGCGAGGCAAGCTCGCTCCTACAGGTTTACTGCATAGGCGCTTTAGAAATCCCAGCGCGTGCTGACCATGACGTTGCGCGGATCACCGTAGTACGACGAGTTGTAGAACCCGATGTTGGTGTAATACGACTTGTCGAATACGTTGTTCAGGTTGACCGTGCCCGACAGGTTTTTCGTGAACTGGTAGCGAGCCATCAGGTCCACCAGCCAGTACGGATCCTGAGAAAACTTCTCCACGGTGCCGCCCTTGTTCCAGTTGGTCAGCATCTGCCAGCCCGTGCCCTGCCAGCGCACGCCACCGCCCAGGGTGAGTTTGTCCAGAGGACCGGTCAGCTTGTAGCTGGTGTACAGGTTGATCTGATCTTCGGGTTCCCACGTCGAGACTTTCTTGCCGCCTTGTTCGCGGCTGACCTTGTGCGTGTAGCCCGCTTGCAACTGCCAGCCGGGCATCAGTTCGCCAGAAACTTCTGCTTCGTAACCCTTGGTCGTGGCCTTGATGCCTTTGTAGGCGTACTCGATGTCCGGGTTGGTCGGGTTGGCGTTGTAGGCCGTGTCTTCTTCGGGGCGGTTGTCCTGGTGCACTTCGAAGTACGCGAGGCTTGAATTCAGGCGTCCGTCAAAAAACTCGCCTTTCAAGCCGATTTCATAGTTGGTGCCCTCATCGGGCTCAAGCATTTTATTGTCGCGGTTGCGGTAGTACGACTGCGGCAGAAAAATCTCTGTGTAGCTGGCGTAGGCCGAGATGTTTTCGTTGATGTCGTAGAGGATCCCGGCATAAGGCAGCACCTTGCCGGTGTCTTTGGCCTGGCTGGTGCCGGTGAGGGTGTAGTCGGCCACGCGGGTACCGAGCATCAGCGTCAGGTCATCGGTCAGGCTGAAACGCCCGGTGATGTAGGTACCCGTCTGACGGGTGGTTTCGTCGTTTCGCGAGGTGACATTGCCCCAGTCCGGCTCATAAGCATCGCCTTTCCAGTTGTAGTAGTCGTACTGGCTTTTAAACTGGATGGCACTGGTGTAGTCGTTGCCGGTCCAGTGCGAGCGCGACACCGAGCCGCCCACCACCAACTCATGCTCACGGCCCAGAAACTCGAACGGGCCGGTGGCGTACAGGTCTCCACTGTCGCTGACGTATTCGCCGGTGTACTTGCGCGCCAGCAGCCGTGCTTCGCCGGTGTCCACGTTGGGGAAGAGCAAGGCGCCAAGTGGGGCGTTGTAGCCGTTGATCTGGTGGTTGTACTGGGCTTTAGCGACCCAGCCGTTGTCAAAGCTGTGTTCCAGAGTGGCGAACGCGGTGCGCGTGTATTGTTTCCAACTGCTCCACTTGGCGCCGTTGTTGAACGAGCGCGGGGTGCTGATGCGCTCGCCTGCGGAGTTGAACAATGAGGCGCTGCCCGACCAACTGGAACCTTTAGGGTTGTTGTCCTGATAATCGGCGCCGAGGGTCAGCAGGGTGTCCGGGTCCAGGTCGATCTCAAGAATCCCGTAGTAGACCTCACTGTCGCGCGTGTAGTGATCCATGAACGAGTGCTTGTCTTGATAGGCTGCAACCGCCCGGCCGCGCACATTGCCGCTCTCGGTTAATGGCCCGCTGACATCGATTTCGGAGCGGTAGTTGTCCCACGATCCTGCGCCCACATCGACGTGGGCCTTGAACTCGCTGGTGGGTTTTTTGCGCACCATGTTGATCGTGCCACCGGGGCCGCCTGCGCCGGTGAGCAAGCCGGTTGCACCCTTGAGAATCTCAACCCGGTCGTAAATCGCAGTGTCGGTGAGGGTGTGCCCGGCGGAATATTGCGGATCTTGCAGGATCGGGATGCCATCGTACTGGAAGTTCTTGATCGCAAAGCCGCGCGAGTAATAGCTGGTGCGGTCGCTGTCATAGGTGGCCACCGTGATGCCGGGGGTGTGGCGCATCACGTCATCAATCGAGGTGAGACCGAAATCATCCATCGCCTGGCGCGTGACCACCGATATCGACTGCGGCGTTTCGCGCGGTGTGAGCACCATGCGCGTAGCGGTGGCGATGCTGCCGGGCGTGTAGGAACCCGAGCCTTCGGTGATGGTGCCCAATTGGTTGGCGCTGACCTGGGTGGCGCCCAGCTCCAGCGCGTCGCCGGTGGGCATAGCGTCGAGCATGTAGCCGTTGGCGCTTTTGACCACGGTATATCCGCTGCCGCGCAGCAGGGTTTCGAACCCGCTTTGCTCGTTATAGACCCCATGCAGACCGGGCGTAGTCATGCCGTCCAGGTTATGCGATTGAAAAATAATCGCCACGCCTGCCTGCTGTGCAAAACGATTCAAGGCGCTGCTCAGCGACCCGGCAGGGATGTCGTAGGTCTGCACGGACGTCTGCGCCTGCGCAACAGAAGTGCCCAGCACGCCTGCCGCCGAGGCTGCCGCCAAGTGAATGGCCAGGGTTAACGGCTTAAAACGCCCGCGTTGATTGGAAGAGGTCAGCATGGAGAACGCAATCCTTTATGGGTCTGTATACCTTCCTTGACGGGCGACTCGGAAAAAGCGGAACGAATGCGAATTATTATTTTTTAGATGCCTGCGTCTGGCTGATCACAATCAGCCACGGCGTGTAGGTCTTGAGGGTGAGCGGCAGGGTTTGCGCGATCAATTGCAGCGCCCGATCCGTGTCGTCCAGCGGCAAGACGGCAGACACGCGCAAGCCATCCAGTGCCTCGCGATCAAACTGGATATGGCCGCGACGATGGCGGGAAATTTCATCGAGAACTTGCGTTAATGGCTGGTTTTCCACCACCAACTGATGACGGCGCCAGGCGTCATTGATGCTGGCGGGGTCAATACTGTCTGTCAGCTTCACGGTGTCGCGGCTGATCAGTGCGCGCGAACCGGCATCGACTTCGAGGGTTTGTTGCTCGTTGGCACTCTGTGCTGCCACGCGTGACTGCAACATGCTCAGCACCGTGGTGTCTGCCTGGCGCTTGACCACGAACCGGGTGCCCAGGGCGCGCATCCTGCCTTGCTCGGTCTGCACGATAAAAGGGCGGGCGCTGTCATGTGCTACGTCGACCAGTACTTCGCCCTGAAGCAATTCGATCCGGCGCTCTGCGCTGTTGAAGTGCACATTGACGGCGCTGGTACCGCTGAGGGTAATGGTGGAATTGTCGGCCAGATGCAGGGTCTTCCAGTCGTTGGGGCCGGTGCTGATGTCGGCCAGCCAGCGTTCTGGATAATGGCTTTTCAGTGTCAATGTGACAGGCAAGGCCAGGCAGCCGGCAATCAGCAGGGCGCGCAGCAACGGCTTGCGTTGTGTGACCGGCTTGCGCCCGCTGAAGGCCGCATTCAGTGCCGCCTTGGCCGGGGCTGACTGCTCGCGCAACGATTGCAGGCGGCTGATCGCGTCTTGCATGCGCAGCGCGGCCGCTGCGTGTTGCGGGCTTTGTTGTTTCCAGTGCTCGAATTCAAGGCGCGCCGCGTCGCTGAAGCCCTCTTCGTGCAGACGCAGCATCCATTCGGCTGCTTGTTCATCAATGGTCTGGCGTGCGGCTGGCATCAGGTGTCCAGGCTGTGGCTGCAATGCAGCAGGGCCTGGATCAGGTACTTGCGCACTGTGCGATCAGATAACCCCAAGTGGCGGGCGATTTCGCTCTGCGTCAGGCCGTCCAGGTAATACAGCACAAAGGCCTGGCGGACGTTGTCGTGCATGCCTTCGAGCATAAACGCGATGTGTTCCAGGGCTTGCAGGGTGGTGAGGATCTGCTCGGGTGATTGAAAGCCTTCGAGCGCTTCGGTGGTCAGGGCCAGCTCTTGCAGGTAGGCGTTTTCGATCTGCTTGCGCCGCACCTGATCGATGATCAGCCGACGAGCGGTGGTGCTCAAAAATGCTCGGGGTTCGCGCAGAGTAGCAACCGACTCGCGGGCATTGAGGATTCGGGCGAAGGTGTCCTGGGCCAGGTCGGCAGCATTGTGCGCGCAACCGAGTTTTCTGCGCAGCCAGCCAAACAGCCAGCCGTGGTGCTCGCAGTACAGGTCAGAAATCGCGGTCTGGAACGGAGGCTCACCCGAAGACATAAAATGTTGCTCAAACGTTATTGAGAATTATTGCTAATTCTGATCATAAGTTTGAGCTAAACGCAAGCGGGCGAAACAACTGTAGGAGCGAGCTTGTCTCGCGATCTTTTGATCTTTAAAAGATCGCGAGGCAAGCTCGCTCCTGCAGGGTGTGGTGTTTAGTGCTTGGCGATCAAATTACCGGCATGCAGCCCGCATTCTTTTTGCGTGGCTTCTTCCCACCACCAGCGGCCTTCGCGCTCGTGCTGGTTGGGCAGTACCGGACGGGTGCAGGGCTCGCAGCCGATGCTGATAAAGCCGCGCTCGTGCAGGCTGTTGTACGGCAATTCCAGCATGCGGATGTAACCCCACACTTCCTCGCTGGTCATTTGCGCCAGCGGGTTGAACTTGTACAGCGCTCGCTCTGGCGTCGAGAACGCGCCGTCCAGTTCCAGTGCTGCGACCTGACTGCGCGTGCCAGGGCTTTGGTCGCGGCGCTGGCCAGTCGCCCATGCCCGTACAGTCGACAACTTGCGGCGCAGAGGCTCGATTTTACGCACGCCGCAGCACTCGCCATGGCCGTCTTTGTAAAAGCTGAACAAGCCTTTTTCTTTGACGAACGGTTCAAGTTTGCTTTGGTCTGGCGAGATCAGCTCGATCTGGATCTTGTAGTGATCGCGCACTTGCTCAATAAAACGGTAGGTCTCGGGGTGCAGACGCCCGGTGTCCAGGCTGAACACTTTGACGTTTTTGTTGAGCTTCCAGGCCATGTCCACCAGCACCACATCTTCGGCGCCGCTGAACGAGATCCAGAGTTCGTCGCCAAAATGTTCAAAGGCGAGTTTGAGAATGTCTTGCGGGGATTTGCTGGCGTATGTCGCGGCGGTTTCGGCGACGTCGAACGGATGGCTCATCAGGCGGCTTCCTACAGTAAATGGCGCTTGGCGCTCTCTAGTGGGGCGGATGGTAGCAAAAACCGCGAGCTACAGGGTTTGCAGCGTATCGAGCAATACCTTCACTTTGGTGATCGATTCCTGATATTCATCCTGCCAGTCGGAGTCGGCCACGATCCCGCCGCCGCCCCAGCAATTCACGCGCCCGTCTTTGATCAGCAGGCTGCGAATGGCGATTGAGCTGTCCATTTCTCCGCGCACATCGAGGTACAGCAGCGAGCCGCAGTAAATACTGCGGCGCGTGGGCTCCAATTCATCAATGATTTGCATCGCCCGGATTTTCGGCGCGCCGGTGATTGAGCCACCGGGAAAACTGTCGCCGATCAGGTCCAGCGCGTCTTTGCCGTCGGCCAGCTCGCCGATGACACTGCTCACCAAGTGGTGAACGTTGGGGTAGCTTTCGAGGGTGATCAACTGCGGCACGCTCACCGAGCCCGTGCGGCAGGTGCGCCCCAAGTCATTACGCAACAAATCGACGATCATCAGGTTTTCGGCGCGATCCTTGGCACTGGCCAACAATTGGGCGGCGTTCGCAGCATCTTCGACGCTGTCTTTGCCGCGTGGGCGCGTGCCTTTGATCGGGCGGGTTTCTACCTGATTGTCGCTGACGTGCACAAAGCGCTCAGGCGACAGGCTTAAAATCGCAGTGTCTTCGGCCAGGCTGATAAAGCCTGAAAACGGCGTCGGGCAAGCAGCACGCAACGCGCAATAGGCGGTCCAGGCATCGCCTTCGCACGGGGCGCTGAAACGCTGGGTGTAGTTGACCTGATAACAGTCACCCGCCTGAATGTAGTGCTGAATTTTTTGCAGCGCGTGCTGATAAAACTCAGCGCTGATGTCGGGCTGCATCGGGTGCTTGAGGGAAAACGTGCCGGGTTCGGCCTGTGCGGGCTGTGTGAACAACTGAATCAGGCGCTCGCGCTCGGCGGTCGACAGGCTTGGGTGAAACACCAGTTGGCTGGTTGCCGCGTGATGGTCGGTGACCAGCGCCCAGGCATACAGCCCGAGCTGTGCATCCGGTAACTGCAGGTCGTTGAGCGACTGGGCGGGCAGGTGTTCAAGTTGACGGCCGAAATCGTAGCTCAGATAGCCGATCAGCCCGCCGACAAAAGGCAGCTCGTAAGGTGCGGGCAGTGCGGCATTGCCCAGTTGCTTCAACGCACTGCGCAGGCGCTGCAGGAAGCCACGTCCTGACTCTTCTGGCTGCACCGCGAACGCTTCAATTGGCCACGCGCTCAACAGGTCATAACGTCCGCGATCTGCGATGGGGCGGCCGCTGTCCAGCAGTACGGCGCCAGGTGCATGACGAATCACTGCGAAGTAGTGGGCAGGGTCGGGATGGTAAGGCAGGGGATGTACAGAGCAGGTCAGCATGCGAAGCAAATCAGCCATCGGAGCGGGGGTGCTGATTGTAGTCCTGTGTAGGACGCCAAATCTATGTCGGAACCTATGGGAGCGGGCTTGCTCGCGATGGAGTCACCGCAGTGACTCAGACAAACAGTGTCGTCTGAATCGCGAGCAAGCCCGGGCCCACAACAACCATTGCGATCAGGTCATTCTTCGTTGCTATGAATATGCCCAAACAGCTCTTGGGCAAAGTGTACGCGCTCTTCTGCGGTTTCCTGGATGCCTTTGGCCGCCAGCTCTTCCAGGTGCGCTTCCACGGCATGGGTGCGCAAGGTCAGGCCACAGTCGTTGGCGATCTGGATGTTCAGGCCAGGACGCGCGTTGAGTTCCAGAATCAGCGGGCCTTTGTCCTGATCGAGCACCATGTCGACGCCGATGTAGCCCAGGCCGCACAGTTCATAACAACCCGCCGCGAGCTTCATGAAGCCGTCCCAGTTGGGCAGTTGCACGCCGTCCACCGCATTGGTGGTGTCCGGGTGTTTGCTGATGATGTTGTTCAGCCAGGTGCCACGCAGAGTCAGACCGGTTGCCAGGTCGACGCCCACGCCAATCGCGCCTTGGTGCAGGTTGGCCTTGCCGCCCGACTGGCGGGTCGGCAAGCGCAACATCGCCATCACCGGGTAGCCCATCAGCACGATGATGCGAATATCCGGTACACCTTCGTAGCTGATGCTTTTGAAGATCTGGTCGGGTGTCACGCGGTATTCGATCAGTGCCCGGTCGCGGTGACCGCCCAGCGAATAAAGGCCGGTGAGGATGCTGGAAATCTGATGCTCGATTTCTTCGTGGCTGATGATTTTGCCCGAGACCGTGCGGAAACGATCTTCGAAACGGTCCGCGATCACCAAAATGCCATCACCGCCCGCGCCCTGCGCAGGCTTGATCACGAAGTCGCTGCGACCGCCGATGATTTCGTCGAGTTTTTCGATTTCTTTCTCGGTGGAGATCACACCGTACATTTCCGGCACGTGAATGCCGGCCTTGATCGCGCGCTCTTTGGTGATGATCTTGTCATCCACAATCGGGTACAGGCTGCGTTTGTTGTACTTGAGTACGTAGTCCGCATTGCGCCGATTGATGCCCATGATGCCCCTGGCTTCAAGGGCCTTCCAGGTCTTCCAGAAGCCAAACATCAGGAATCAGCCTTCAGGAAAGCCTTGAAGCGCACCAGTTCAGTCAGGCGGTAACCGCGGTAGCGACCCATGGCCAGCATGAAACCCACCAGAATCAACAGCACCGCCGGGAAGGTGAAGACGAAGTACACCAGTTCAGGGATGCTCATGACCAGATACGCCAGCGTGGCTGCAAACAGAGTGCCGATCGCGACCTTCATCGCATGACCACCTCCGCGTTCTTCCCACGTGATCGAGAGCCGCTCGATGGTCATGGTCAGAATCACCATCGGGAACAGCGCCACAGACAGCCCGCGTTCCAGGCCCAGCTTATGGCTGAACAGGCTGATGGCTGCGATCAGTATCACCACGAAGGTCAGTACAACGGAGAGTCTGGGCAGCATTTGCAGCTTCAGGTGCTCAAGGTAAGAACGCAGCATCAATCCGAGGGCCGTTATCACCGTAAACAGGATGATGCCAAACTCCAGCTGGGTTTCTCGGAATGCCAGGGCAATCAGAACGGGCGTAAACGTGCCGAGGGTTTGCAAGCCGATCAGGTTGCGCAACACCAGAATCACCAGCACGCCAATCGGGATCATCACCATGATCATGAAGGTCTGCTGGGTTTGCAGCGGCAAGCCGTACAGCGAGTACTCAAGGAAGTTGGCGTCGGTATTTTCGTCCGTCAGCTTGGCCAGGCGAATGGCGTTCATTTCGCTGTTGTTGAGGCTGAAGGTCACGTTAGGTTTTTTGCCGCCATCCACCGTGACCATTGGCTCGTCGCCGATCCACCACAACAGGCGATCAGACGGCAGGCCTTGTTCGCCGGTATCGGGGTTGAAATACAGCCAGTCGTTACCGTTGAAGCTGCGCAGCCACAGCTCAGGGTTTTGCGGTTGATCGGCCACCAGGCGGATGGTGTGGACGCGTTCCATCGGGACGTGAGCAATCGACAGCAGCAACTCGATGATCTGGGCTTTGTGCGGGGTAGACGGGTCGCCCGCCAGCAGCAGTTTCACGTTGTCATCATTGAGGTTGTTAACCCGTTTGATGGTCTCGCTGATAAAGGTTTCGACGTCGGCAGAGTGCTGGCGAATCGGCGCCAATAGCGCTTCGGCGGCGATTTTTTCCGGGCCTTCGACAGCAATGCTGTCGCGGAACACCGGGCCTTTGACCTTGGTTTTGTCGCCCGAATAACGTTTGGTCAACACCAGTCGGTAGTAAAGGGTTTGCTTGCCGCTGACCCGGCGCGCCGACCAGGTGACTTTGCGGTTGCCATCGACCCGATTGACGCTCACCCCGTAGTTATTCGAGATAAAGCTTTCGTTGAGGCTGACGTAGTCGCGGTTCAGCGGCGGGACGAACATCTGGATCTTGACCGGATCTTTGGCGTTGGCCACGAACTCGACTTTGGCGTCGATGTTCCACAGATCGTCGGTTGCGTCTTCGGTCACAGGGATGCCGATGACAAAAATCTGATAAGCGGTAATCGAAATCCCCAGCACCACAAGGATGGTGATCAAGATTTTCAGGTGAAGGGTGAGCGCGCGCATTTCAATTACTCTGCGGTTTGAGCGTTGGCGACGCAGGCAGGTTTGCCAGCAGCGTATTTAAGACTGGGGTCGACCAGCGCATCAAAGCGTTTCAGTGCTTCGGAGCCAATCAACAGCGGGTATTGGAACGCACTTCGGTCGGTCAAGTTCACTTCGATGGTGCGCAAAGCTTTGCCCATGCAGATTTCCAGGGCAATAACCGGGCGCGACGTGTAGTTCTTGTCGGCCTGCGGGTCGTAGTCGCCGGAGCGGCGTTTGATCTTGCTGACGCGGGCCAGCGGGCGCTCGATCGGGTGCGAGTGGGCGTCGTCGATGGCCAGGTAAAAGCGCACCCAGCTCTCGCCATCACGCTTGAAACGTTTTATGTCGCGGGCACTCAGCGAAGCAGTTTTGGCGCCGGTGTCGAGTTTGGCGGCGACCAGCAGGTCTATTCCGGCCAATTCGGCGTA
This window encodes:
- a CDS encoding inactive transglutaminase family protein — translated: MRALTLHLKILITILVVLGISITAYQIFVIGIPVTEDATDDLWNIDAKVEFVANAKDPVKIQMFVPPLNRDYVSLNESFISNNYGVSVNRVDGNRKVTWSARRVSGKQTLYYRLVLTKRYSGDKTKVKGPVFRDSIAVEGPEKIAAEALLAPIRQHSADVETFISETIKRVNNLNDDNVKLLLAGDPSTPHKAQIIELLLSIAHVPMERVHTIRLVADQPQNPELWLRSFNGNDWLYFNPDTGEQGLPSDRLLWWIGDEPMVTVDGGKKPNVTFSLNNSEMNAIRLAKLTDENTDANFLEYSLYGLPLQTQQTFMIMVMIPIGVLVILVLRNLIGLQTLGTFTPVLIALAFRETQLEFGIILFTVITALGLMLRSYLEHLKLQMLPRLSVVLTFVVILIAAISLFSHKLGLERGLSVALFPMVILTMTIERLSITWEERGGGHAMKVAIGTLFAATLAYLVMSIPELVYFVFTFPAVLLILVGFMLAMGRYRGYRLTELVRFKAFLKADS
- a CDS encoding TonB-dependent siderophore receptor, whose product is MLTSSNQRGRFKPLTLAIHLAAASAAGVLGTSVAQAQTSVQTYDIPAGSLSSALNRFAQQAGVAIIFQSHNLDGMTTPGLHGVYNEQSGFETLLRGSGYTVVKSANGYMLDAMPTGDALELGATQVSANQLGTITEGSGSYTPGSIATATRMVLTPRETPQSISVVTRQAMDDFGLTSIDDVMRHTPGITVATYDSDRTSYYSRGFAIKNFQYDGIPILQDPQYSAGHTLTDTAIYDRVEILKGATGLLTGAGGPGGTINMVRKKPTSEFKAHVDVGAGSWDNYRSEIDVSGPLTESGNVRGRAVAAYQDKHSFMDHYTRDSEVYYGILEIDLDPDTLLTLGADYQDNNPKGSSWSGSASLFNSAGERISTPRSFNNGAKWSSWKQYTRTAFATLEHSFDNGWVAKAQYNHQINGYNAPLGALLFPNVDTGEARLLARKYTGEYVSDSGDLYATGPFEFLGREHELVVGGSVSRSHWTGNDYTSAIQFKSQYDYYNWKGDAYEPDWGNVTSRNDETTRQTGTYITGRFSLTDDLTLMLGTRVADYTLTGTSQAKDTGKVLPYAGILYDINENISAYASYTEIFLPQSYYRNRDNKMLEPDEGTNYEIGLKGEFFDGRLNSSLAYFEVHQDNRPEEDTAYNANPTNPDIEYAYKGIKATTKGYEAEVSGELMPGWQLQAGYTHKVSREQGGKKVSTWEPEDQINLYTSYKLTGPLDKLTLGGGVRWQGTGWQMLTNWNKGGTVEKFSQDPYWLVDLMARYQFTKNLSGTVNLNNVFDKSYYTNIGFYNSSYYGDPRNVMVSTRWDF
- a CDS encoding alpha-L-glutamate ligase-like protein; translated protein: MFGFWKTWKALEARGIMGINRRNADYVLKYNKRSLYPIVDDKIITKERAIKAGIHVPEMYGVISTEKEIEKLDEIIGGRSDFVIKPAQGAGGDGILVIADRFEDRFRTVSGKIISHEEIEHQISSILTGLYSLGGHRDRALIEYRVTPDQIFKSISYEGVPDIRIIVLMGYPVMAMLRLPTRQSGGKANLHQGAIGVGVDLATGLTLRGTWLNNIISKHPDTTNAVDGVQLPNWDGFMKLAAGCYELCGLGYIGVDMVLDQDKGPLILELNARPGLNIQIANDCGLTLRTHAVEAHLEELAAKGIQETAEERVHFAQELFGHIHSNEE
- the rdgC gene encoding recombination-associated protein RdgC; translated protein: MWFKNLLIYRLTQDLPFDAQVLETALATKPARPCASQELATYGFVAPFGKGEDAPLVHASQDFLLIAARKEERILPGSVVRDALKEKVEEIEAEQMRKVYKKERDQLKDEIIQAFLPRAFIRRSATFAAIAPKQGLILVNASSPKRAEDLLSTLREVIGSLPVRPLAVKIAPSAVMTEWVKTQKAADNFFVLDECELRDTHEDGGIIRCKRQDLTSDEIQLHLSTGKVVTQLSLAWQDKLSFVLDDKLVVKRLKFEDLLQDEAEQNGGDDDLGQQDASFTLMMLTFGEFLPQLFEALGGEEIPQGI
- a CDS encoding FecR family protein, with product MPAARQTIDEQAAEWMLRLHEEGFSDAARLEFEHWKQQSPQHAAAALRMQDAISRLQSLREQSAPAKAALNAAFSGRKPVTQRKPLLRALLIAGCLALPVTLTLKSHYPERWLADISTGPNDWKTLHLADNSTITLSGTSAVNVHFNSAERRIELLQGEVLVDVAHDSARPFIVQTEQGRMRALGTRFVVKRQADTTVLSMLQSRVAAQSANEQQTLEVDAGSRALISRDTVKLTDSIDPASINDAWRRHQLVVENQPLTQVLDEISRHRRGHIQFDREALDGLRVSAVLPLDDTDRALQLIAQTLPLTLKTYTPWLIVISQTQASKK
- a CDS encoding sigma-70 family RNA polymerase sigma factor — its product is MSSGEPPFQTAISDLYCEHHGWLFGWLRRKLGCAHNAADLAQDTFARILNARESVATLREPRAFLSTTARRLIIDQVRRKQIENAYLQELALTTEALEGFQSPEQILTTLQALEHIAFMLEGMHDNVRQAFVLYYLDGLTQSEIARHLGLSDRTVRKYLIQALLHCSHSLDT
- the pabB gene encoding aminodeoxychorismate synthase component I — protein: MLTCSVHPLPYHPDPAHYFAVIRHAPGAVLLDSGRPIADRGRYDLLSAWPIEAFAVQPEESGRGFLQRLRSALKQLGNAALPAPYELPFVGGLIGYLSYDFGRQLEHLPAQSLNDLQLPDAQLGLYAWALVTDHHAATSQLVFHPSLSTAERERLIQLFTQPAQAEPGTFSLKHPMQPDISAEFYQHALQKIQHYIQAGDCYQVNYTQRFSAPCEGDAWTAYCALRAACPTPFSGFISLAEDTAILSLSPERFVHVSDNQVETRPIKGTRPRGKDSVEDAANAAQLLASAKDRAENLMIVDLLRNDLGRTCRTGSVSVPQLITLESYPNVHHLVSSVIGELADGKDALDLIGDSFPGGSITGAPKIRAMQIIDELEPTRRSIYCGSLLYLDVRGEMDSSIAIRSLLIKDGRVNCWGGGGIVADSDWQDEYQESITKVKVLLDTLQTL
- a CDS encoding ATP-dependent zinc protease encodes the protein MKVTSFITLLCLLCLPGLSLAGEKTVYGLNEYAELAGIDLLVAAKLDTGAKTASLSARDIKRFKRDGESWVRFYLAIDDAHSHPIERPLARVSKIKRRSGDYDPQADKNYTSRPVIALEICMGKALRTIEVNLTDRSAFQYPLLIGSEALKRFDALVDPSLKYAAGKPACVANAQTAE
- a CDS encoding phosphoadenylyl-sulfate reductase, translating into MSHPFDVAETAATYASKSPQDILKLAFEHFGDELWISFSGAEDVVLVDMAWKLNKNVKVFSLDTGRLHPETYRFIEQVRDHYKIQIELISPDQSKLEPFVKEKGLFSFYKDGHGECCGVRKIEPLRRKLSTVRAWATGQRRDQSPGTRSQVAALELDGAFSTPERALYKFNPLAQMTSEEVWGYIRMLELPYNSLHERGFISIGCEPCTRPVLPNQHEREGRWWWEEATQKECGLHAGNLIAKH